A stretch of the Clavibacter sp. B3I6 genome encodes the following:
- a CDS encoding anti-sigma factor domain-containing protein encodes MTADDDLRTLTAAYALGAVDADEAADFEALLERDPALRAEVEELRATAADLAWTTEPVTPSPRLKSDLMAMLDATPQLPPLHVPAAVPDEERQPAPVTELRPAARVAAAPSTPDASAPRERLGSASARASERWFRKPGALIGVAAAAVVIVVGGVVVGTNVGGPGTSQAPVASAYERVTTASDVVIDKRDVVGGGTATVYFSASEAKTAVVLNDASPLPAGRVLQLWYVGQSGPVSAGVMPSEDGAGHAVLEGAYTPGDTVAITVEPEGGSEQPTTEPIVAVTST; translated from the coding sequence TCGGCGCCGTGGACGCGGACGAGGCGGCCGATTTCGAGGCCCTCCTCGAGCGCGACCCGGCCCTCCGCGCCGAGGTCGAGGAGCTGCGGGCCACCGCGGCCGACCTCGCCTGGACGACCGAGCCGGTGACCCCGTCGCCGCGCCTCAAGTCCGACCTCATGGCCATGCTCGACGCCACGCCGCAGCTCCCGCCCCTCCACGTCCCGGCCGCCGTGCCGGACGAGGAGCGGCAGCCGGCGCCGGTCACCGAGCTCCGCCCTGCCGCGCGGGTCGCCGCCGCACCGTCCACGCCGGACGCGAGCGCGCCTCGCGAGCGCCTCGGATCCGCATCCGCCCGCGCCTCCGAGCGCTGGTTCCGCAAGCCGGGCGCCCTCATCGGCGTGGCCGCTGCCGCCGTCGTGATCGTCGTCGGCGGCGTGGTCGTCGGCACGAACGTGGGCGGCCCCGGCACCTCGCAGGCCCCCGTCGCCTCGGCGTACGAGCGGGTCACGACCGCGTCCGACGTGGTCATCGACAAGCGCGACGTCGTCGGCGGGGGAACCGCCACCGTCTACTTCTCGGCATCCGAGGCGAAGACGGCCGTCGTGCTCAACGACGCGTCGCCGCTGCCCGCGGGCCGCGTCCTGCAGCTCTGGTACGTCGGCCAGTCCGGCCCCGTCTCGGCCGGCGTCATGCCGTCCGAGGACGGCGCCGGCCACGCTGTCCTCGAGGGCGCGTACACGCCGGGCGACACCGTGGCCATCACGGTCGAGCCCGAGGGCGGATCCGAGCAGCCCACCACCGAGCCCATCGTGGCGGTCACCAGCACCTGA
- the pstB gene encoding phosphate ABC transporter ATP-binding protein PstB codes for MSKSIEVNDLNVYYGKFKAVEDVNLRIEPRTVTAFIGPSGCGKSTFLRTLNRMHEVIPGAYVEGEVLVDGNDLYGPGVDPVLVRRQVGMVFQRPNPFPTMSIRDNVLAGVKLNNRKISKGDADALVEQSLMGANLWNEVKDRLALPGSGLSGGQQQRLCIARAIAVQPDVVLMDEPCSALDPISTLAIEDLIEELKAQYTIVIVTHNMQQASRVSDRTAFFNIAGTGKPGKLIEYDDTTTMFSKPSVQATEDYVSGRFG; via the coding sequence TTGTCCAAGAGCATCGAAGTCAACGACCTGAACGTCTACTACGGCAAGTTCAAGGCGGTCGAGGACGTCAACCTGCGGATCGAGCCCCGCACCGTCACCGCCTTCATCGGCCCGTCCGGCTGCGGCAAGTCGACCTTCCTCCGCACGCTCAACCGCATGCACGAGGTCATCCCCGGCGCGTACGTGGAGGGCGAGGTCCTCGTCGACGGCAACGACCTGTACGGCCCGGGCGTGGACCCGGTGCTCGTGCGCCGCCAGGTCGGCATGGTCTTCCAGCGGCCGAACCCGTTCCCCACGATGTCGATCCGCGACAACGTGCTCGCGGGCGTGAAGCTGAACAACCGCAAGATCTCCAAGGGCGACGCGGACGCGCTCGTCGAGCAGTCGCTCATGGGCGCCAACCTCTGGAACGAGGTGAAGGACCGCCTGGCGCTGCCGGGCTCGGGCCTGTCCGGCGGCCAGCAGCAGCGCCTCTGCATCGCCCGCGCCATCGCCGTGCAGCCCGACGTGGTCCTCATGGACGAGCCGTGCTCCGCGCTCGACCCGATCTCCACGCTCGCCATCGAGGACCTCATCGAGGAGCTCAAGGCGCAGTACACGATCGTCATCGTGACCCACAACATGCAGCAGGCCAGCCGCGTCTCGGACCGCACCGCGTTCTTCAACATCGCGGGCACCGGCAAGCCGGGCAAGCTCATCGAGTACGACGACACCACCACGATGTTCTCCAAGCCCAGCGTGCAGGCGACCGAGGACTACGTGAGCGGCCGCTTCGGCTGA
- the pstA gene encoding phosphate ABC transporter permease PstA — MATTAPSRTRPVASTLPNSLTAGKLHRFTAPAIFLASWLVMAVIFLVLVLSGAAESFNIVGTAVFGTLLFGVALFFISLAVEGERKAKDRVITILVTVAFVLALIPLISLVLTAVTNGSARFDPLFFNSSLRNVVGAGGGGLHAIMGTLIITAIAAVISIPVGLMSAIYLVEYGRGRLARAITFFVDVMTGIPSIVAGLFAYALLVLFLGPGVRMGFGGALALAVLMIPVVVRSAEEMLKLVPNELREASYALGVPKWLTIVKIVLPTSLAGIVTGVMLAIARVIGETAPLLIVAGFTQGMNYNPFKDQMMTLPVFVFRQYADQGADAAAYVDRAWTGALVLILIVMALNVIARLIARLFAPKLGR, encoded by the coding sequence ATGGCGACGACAGCCCCCTCCCGCACGCGGCCCGTCGCGAGCACGCTGCCCAACTCCCTCACCGCCGGCAAGCTGCACCGCTTCACGGCCCCCGCGATCTTCCTCGCGTCGTGGCTCGTCATGGCCGTCATCTTCCTGGTGCTCGTGCTCTCGGGCGCCGCGGAGAGCTTCAACATCGTGGGCACCGCCGTCTTCGGCACGCTCCTGTTCGGGGTCGCCCTCTTCTTCATCTCGCTCGCCGTGGAGGGCGAGCGGAAGGCGAAGGACCGCGTCATCACGATCCTCGTGACGGTCGCGTTCGTGCTCGCCCTCATCCCGCTCATCTCGCTCGTCCTCACCGCCGTGACGAACGGCTCCGCCCGCTTCGACCCACTGTTCTTCAACTCGAGCCTCCGCAACGTGGTGGGCGCGGGCGGCGGCGGGCTCCACGCGATCATGGGCACGCTGATCATCACGGCCATCGCCGCGGTCATCTCCATCCCCGTGGGCCTCATGTCGGCCATCTACCTGGTCGAGTACGGCCGCGGCCGCCTGGCCCGCGCCATCACCTTCTTCGTCGACGTGATGACGGGCATCCCCTCCATCGTCGCGGGCCTCTTCGCCTACGCGCTGCTCGTGCTGTTCCTCGGCCCGGGCGTCCGCATGGGCTTCGGCGGCGCGCTCGCGCTCGCGGTGCTGATGATCCCCGTGGTCGTCCGCAGCGCCGAGGAGATGCTCAAGCTGGTGCCGAACGAGCTCCGCGAGGCCTCCTACGCGCTGGGCGTCCCGAAGTGGCTCACGATCGTGAAGATCGTGCTGCCGACGTCGCTCGCCGGCATCGTGACGGGCGTCATGCTCGCCATCGCCCGCGTCATCGGCGAGACCGCGCCGCTGCTCATCGTGGCCGGCTTCACGCAGGGGATGAACTACAACCCCTTCAAGGACCAGATGATGACCCTGCCGGTGTTCGTCTTCCGCCAGTACGCCGACCAGGGCGCGGACGCCGCGGCCTACGTCGACCGGGCGTGGACGGGTGCGCTCGTGCTCATCCTCATCGTCATGGCGCTCAACGTCATCGCGCGCCTCATCGCGCGCCTCTTCGCCCCCAAGCTCGGCCGCTAG
- the pstC gene encoding phosphate ABC transporter permease subunit PstC has translation MTTAAPQPPEAPESDRPRDAAVAPRSSQDVKAKARLADRVFSGLSSGSGTLILVILAAVALFLVVQSIPALTAPPAEVSGGGGFWGFVGPLMFGTVYAAALAMVMAVPVAVGIALFISHYAPRRLAQGLGYIIDLLAAVPSVVFGLWGITVLARFLQPFYAFLTDTFGWFPLFAGPVSGTGRTIFTVAVVLAVMILPIVTALCREVFLQTPKLHEEAALALGATRWEMIQTAVLPFGRPGIISASMLGLGRALGETMAVAIVLSPAAVVNFAWFQSTNSNTVAANIALSFPEAYGLKINELIASGLMLFIITLAVNMLARYIISRRKAFSGAN, from the coding sequence ATGACGACCGCCGCCCCGCAGCCTCCCGAGGCTCCCGAGTCCGACAGGCCGCGCGACGCGGCCGTCGCTCCCCGCAGCTCCCAGGACGTGAAGGCCAAGGCCCGCCTGGCCGACCGCGTCTTCTCCGGCCTGTCCTCCGGCTCCGGCACGCTGATCCTGGTGATCCTCGCGGCCGTCGCGCTCTTCCTCGTCGTCCAGAGCATCCCGGCCCTCACCGCACCGCCCGCCGAGGTGTCCGGCGGCGGCGGGTTCTGGGGCTTCGTCGGGCCGCTGATGTTCGGCACCGTGTACGCCGCCGCGCTCGCCATGGTCATGGCCGTCCCGGTCGCCGTCGGCATCGCGCTGTTCATCTCGCACTACGCGCCCCGCCGCCTGGCGCAGGGCCTCGGCTACATCATCGACCTGCTCGCCGCCGTGCCGTCCGTGGTCTTCGGCCTCTGGGGCATCACGGTCCTCGCGCGCTTCCTGCAGCCGTTCTACGCGTTCCTCACGGACACGTTCGGCTGGTTCCCGCTCTTCGCCGGCCCCGTCTCGGGCACCGGCCGCACGATCTTCACGGTCGCGGTCGTCCTCGCCGTCATGATCCTGCCGATCGTCACCGCGCTCTGCCGCGAGGTCTTCCTCCAGACCCCGAAGCTGCACGAGGAGGCGGCGCTCGCCCTCGGCGCCACGCGCTGGGAGATGATCCAGACGGCCGTGCTGCCCTTCGGCCGCCCCGGGATCATCTCGGCCTCGATGCTCGGCCTCGGTCGCGCGCTCGGCGAGACGATGGCGGTCGCGATCGTCCTCTCCCCCGCCGCGGTCGTGAACTTCGCCTGGTTCCAGTCGACGAACTCGAACACGGTGGCCGCGAACATCGCGCTGAGCTTCCCCGAGGCGTACGGCCTCAAGATCAACGAGCTGATCGCCTCGGGCCTCATGCTCTTCATCATCACGCTGGCCGTGAACATGCTGGCCCGCTACATCATCAGCCGCCGCAAGGCCTTCTCCGGAGCGAACTAA
- a CDS encoding phosphate ABC transporter substrate-binding protein PstS: MKISRLGSAAALAAVTALALSSCAANEAPAEGGAGDPSASTLEGTLNGIGASSQGSAQEAWIAAFQTANSGVTLNYSPDGSGAGREAFMAGGQNANFAGSDRALKTEELEGTFGQCADGTKPIDIPAYISPIAMIFQIDGVDELNLDPATAAGIFKGTITKWNDPAIAALNPDATMPDAAITAVHRSDDSGTTENFAKYLNTTAETVWDAEPAGVWPYEGGEAAQGTSGVVDAVTGGTNVIGYADASRAGELGTAKIKVGEEFVGFSPEAAAAVVEASPEAEGREENDVVFDLDYSTTEAGVYPIVLVSYLIACQEYQDPAVGELVKAYLGYVTSTEGQTVAADEAGAAPLSETVAAQVKTAVESIK, from the coding sequence GTGAAGATCTCGCGTCTCGGCAGCGCAGCAGCGCTCGCCGCCGTCACCGCCCTCGCCCTCTCCTCCTGCGCGGCCAACGAGGCCCCCGCCGAGGGTGGCGCCGGCGATCCGTCCGCCTCCACGCTCGAGGGCACGCTCAACGGCATCGGCGCCTCCTCGCAGGGCTCCGCCCAGGAGGCCTGGATCGCCGCGTTCCAGACCGCCAACTCCGGCGTGACGCTCAACTACTCCCCCGACGGCTCCGGCGCCGGTCGCGAGGCCTTCATGGCCGGCGGCCAGAACGCGAACTTCGCCGGCTCGGACCGCGCGCTGAAGACCGAGGAGCTCGAGGGCACCTTCGGCCAGTGCGCCGACGGCACCAAGCCGATCGACATCCCCGCGTACATCTCCCCCATCGCCATGATCTTCCAGATCGACGGCGTCGACGAGCTGAACCTCGACCCGGCCACCGCCGCGGGCATCTTCAAGGGCACCATCACGAAGTGGAACGACCCGGCCATCGCCGCGCTCAACCCCGACGCCACGATGCCCGACGCCGCGATCACCGCCGTGCACCGCTCGGACGACTCGGGCACCACCGAGAACTTCGCGAAGTACCTCAACACCACGGCCGAGACCGTCTGGGACGCGGAGCCCGCGGGCGTCTGGCCCTACGAGGGCGGCGAGGCTGCCCAGGGCACCTCCGGCGTCGTCGACGCCGTCACCGGCGGCACCAACGTCATCGGCTACGCGGACGCGTCGCGCGCCGGCGAGCTGGGCACCGCCAAGATCAAGGTCGGCGAGGAGTTCGTCGGCTTCTCCCCCGAGGCGGCCGCGGCCGTCGTCGAGGCGTCGCCCGAGGCCGAGGGCCGCGAGGAGAACGACGTGGTCTTCGACCTCGACTACTCCACCACCGAGGCGGGCGTCTACCCGATCGTCCTGGTCAGCTACCTCATCGCCTGCCAGGAGTACCAGGACCCCGCCGTCGGCGAGCTCGTCAAGGCCTACCTCGGCTACGTGACCAGCACCGAGGGCCAGACGGTCGCCGCCGACGAGGCCGGCGCCGCGCCGCTCTCCGAGACGGTCGCCGCGCAGGTCAAGACCGCGGTCGAGTCCATCAAGTAG
- a CDS encoding NUDIX domain-containing protein: MRSAPFVLAAGAVVWRVVEGRIRVLIIHRTRRRDTSLPKGKVDPGETLPQTAVREVHEETGLRIALGVPLGAIEYGISGGRRKSVSYWAAEATEAVVEAGRFEPDHEVESIEWVSIPNARKRLDYPGEIDILDLFAGLVETGSHRSFALIALRHGHAVQPYEWDGPDASRPLSARGQGEARSIVPTLAAFGPRVITSSTAERCLQTVAPLAEELGRRVKEDTGISQDAYETDGGSVRETVAKRVRKARSAVLCSHSPVLPEILHEIALATETPRASRMPRAGMLSPAEFSVVHLSASDPEAGILAVETYGPSA, translated from the coding sequence GTGAGAAGCGCCCCCTTCGTCCTCGCCGCCGGCGCCGTCGTCTGGCGCGTCGTCGAGGGGCGGATCCGGGTCCTCATCATCCACCGCACCCGCCGCCGCGACACGTCGCTGCCCAAGGGCAAGGTGGATCCCGGTGAGACGCTGCCGCAGACCGCCGTCCGCGAGGTGCACGAGGAGACCGGCCTCCGGATCGCGCTCGGCGTGCCGCTCGGCGCCATCGAGTACGGCATCTCGGGCGGGCGCCGCAAGTCGGTGAGCTACTGGGCCGCCGAGGCCACGGAGGCCGTCGTCGAGGCGGGCCGCTTCGAGCCGGACCACGAGGTGGAGAGCATCGAGTGGGTGTCGATCCCCAACGCGCGCAAGCGCCTCGACTACCCGGGCGAGATCGACATCCTCGACCTGTTCGCGGGACTCGTGGAGACCGGGTCGCACCGCTCGTTCGCGCTCATCGCGCTGCGGCACGGCCACGCCGTGCAGCCCTACGAGTGGGACGGGCCGGACGCGTCCCGCCCGCTCAGCGCGCGCGGCCAGGGCGAGGCGCGGTCCATCGTCCCGACGCTCGCCGCGTTCGGGCCGCGCGTCATCACGAGCAGCACCGCGGAGCGCTGCCTGCAGACGGTCGCGCCGCTCGCCGAGGAGCTCGGCCGGCGGGTGAAGGAGGACACGGGCATCAGCCAGGACGCCTACGAGACCGACGGCGGGTCCGTGCGGGAGACCGTCGCGAAGCGCGTGCGGAAGGCGCGGAGCGCCGTGCTCTGCAGCCACAGCCCGGTGCTGCCCGAGATCCTGCACGAGATCGCGCTCGCCACGGAGACGCCCCGCGCGAGCCGCATGCCGCGCGCCGGGATGCTGTCGCCCGCCGAGTTCTCGGTCGTGCACCTGTCGGCGTCCGACCCGGAGGCGGGGATCCTCGCCGTGGAGACCTACGGGCCGTCCGCCTGA
- a CDS encoding RNA degradosome polyphosphate kinase: protein MDSETYIGDAKAVAESLDDFDEDEILEDDGTLPEGRFLDRELSWLAFNRRVLELAEDPELPVLERANFLAIFASNLDEFFMVRVAGLKRRIATGLAVPTNIGRTPSEVLSAINETAYRLQVRHAAAFNDSVRPALEEHGIRIVRWDSLDEAQQDRLHELFSEQVFPVLMPLAVDPAHPFPYISGLSLNLSVRIRNPKTNRQEFARIKVPQMLPRFMPLTPDTRSGPIDFIALEDLIANQLETLFPGMEIVEHHVFRVTRNEDVQIEEDETENLIQALEKELLRRRFGPPIRLEISDDMDAVTLDLLMRELDITEQEVFTLPSPLDLGGLFDLAKLDRPALHYPNNVPTTAVALKPGEDNSRADIFRSIAQQDILLHHPYESFTTSVQAFLEQAAADPHVLAIKQTLYRTSGDSPIVEALIDAAEAGKQVLALVEIKARFDEQANITWARKLEKAGVHVVYGVAGLKTHCKLALVIRQEKGGVLRHYSHIGTGNYNPKTSRIYEDLGLLTADDVVGKDLTRLFNELSGYGIEKKFKRLLVAPLHLRKGLLKRIAVETQNALDGKPSGIRIKVNSIVDEKIIDALYRASNAGVPVQVWVRGICSLTPGQPGLSENIEVRSILGRYLEHSRVFSFVNGGDQATYIGSADMMHRNLDRRVEALVRLVHPPHLQEIEDLFDRAMADTTSAWVLDSAGEWTRRNKAEDGTTLEDLQTAVMGIVAKRKRRVLR, encoded by the coding sequence ATGGACAGCGAGACGTACATCGGCGATGCCAAGGCGGTCGCCGAATCCCTGGACGACTTCGACGAGGACGAGATCCTCGAGGACGACGGGACCCTCCCCGAGGGGCGCTTCCTCGACCGGGAGCTGAGCTGGCTGGCCTTCAACCGCCGCGTGCTGGAGCTCGCCGAGGACCCGGAGCTGCCGGTCCTCGAGCGCGCCAACTTCCTCGCCATCTTCGCGAGCAACCTCGACGAGTTCTTCATGGTCCGCGTCGCCGGCCTCAAGCGACGCATCGCGACGGGCCTCGCGGTCCCCACGAACATCGGCCGGACGCCCTCCGAGGTGCTGTCCGCCATCAACGAGACCGCGTACCGGCTCCAGGTCCGCCACGCGGCCGCCTTCAACGACAGCGTCCGCCCGGCGCTCGAGGAGCACGGCATCCGCATCGTGCGCTGGGACTCCCTCGACGAGGCGCAGCAGGACCGCCTGCACGAGCTGTTCTCCGAGCAGGTCTTCCCCGTGCTCATGCCGCTCGCGGTCGACCCGGCGCACCCGTTCCCCTACATCTCCGGCCTGTCGCTCAACCTCTCGGTGCGCATCCGGAACCCCAAGACGAACCGCCAGGAGTTCGCGCGCATCAAGGTGCCGCAGATGCTGCCGCGCTTCATGCCGCTCACGCCGGACACCCGCTCGGGGCCCATCGACTTCATCGCCCTCGAGGACCTCATCGCGAACCAGCTCGAGACGCTGTTCCCCGGGATGGAGATCGTCGAGCACCACGTCTTCCGCGTCACGCGCAACGAGGACGTGCAGATCGAGGAGGACGAGACCGAGAACCTCATCCAGGCCCTCGAGAAGGAGCTGCTCCGGCGCCGGTTCGGCCCGCCCATCCGCCTCGAGATCTCGGACGACATGGACGCGGTCACGCTCGACCTGCTCATGCGCGAGCTCGACATCACCGAGCAGGAGGTGTTCACGCTCCCCTCCCCGCTCGACCTGGGCGGCCTGTTCGACCTCGCCAAGCTCGACCGGCCGGCGCTGCACTACCCGAACAACGTGCCCACGACCGCGGTCGCGCTGAAGCCCGGCGAGGACAACTCGCGTGCCGACATCTTCCGGTCCATCGCGCAGCAGGACATCCTGCTCCACCACCCCTACGAGTCCTTCACCACGAGCGTGCAGGCGTTCCTCGAGCAGGCCGCGGCGGATCCGCACGTCCTCGCCATCAAGCAGACGCTCTACCGCACGAGCGGCGACAGCCCCATCGTGGAGGCGCTCATCGACGCGGCCGAGGCGGGCAAGCAGGTCCTCGCGCTGGTGGAGATCAAGGCGCGCTTCGACGAGCAGGCCAACATCACCTGGGCGCGCAAGCTCGAGAAGGCCGGCGTGCACGTGGTCTACGGCGTCGCGGGGCTGAAGACCCACTGCAAGCTCGCGCTCGTGATCCGCCAGGAGAAGGGCGGAGTGCTCCGGCACTACAGCCACATCGGGACGGGCAACTACAACCCCAAGACGAGCCGCATCTACGAGGACCTGGGGCTCCTCACCGCGGACGACGTCGTGGGCAAGGACCTCACGCGGCTGTTCAACGAGCTGTCGGGCTACGGCATCGAGAAGAAGTTCAAGCGCCTGCTCGTCGCGCCGCTGCACCTGCGGAAGGGCCTGCTGAAGCGCATCGCCGTGGAGACGCAGAACGCCCTCGACGGGAAGCCCAGCGGGATCCGGATCAAGGTCAACTCCATCGTCGACGAGAAGATCATCGACGCGCTCTACCGGGCGAGCAACGCGGGCGTGCCCGTGCAGGTCTGGGTGCGCGGCATCTGCTCGCTCACCCCGGGTCAGCCGGGCCTCAGCGAGAACATCGAGGTGCGGTCGATCCTCGGCCGGTACCTCGAGCACTCGCGCGTGTTCTCCTTCGTCAACGGCGGCGACCAGGCCACGTACATCGGCAGCGCCGACATGATGCACCGCAACCTCGACCGCCGCGTCGAGGCGCTCGTCCGGCTCGTCCATCCCCCGCACCTGCAGGAGATCGAGGACCTCTTCGACCGCGCCATGGCCGACACGACGTCGGCGTGGGTGCTCGACTCCGCCGGGGAGTGGACCCGCCGCAACAAGGCCGAGGACGGCACGACGCTGGAGGACCTGCAGACCGCGGTCATGGGCATCGTGGCCAAGCGCAAGCGCCGCGTGCTCCGCTGA
- the mshD gene encoding mycothiol synthase — MSAFPPPSEPDARRVTRIAPSPEDAGTILALADRARQADGPAPFNEQTRLTLGADGGPAALVAHAPDGRPSGAAVAARGEGGIEAELVVDPDHRRRGIGRALLDAVLAEADGAPVSVWAHGDHPGARALASAAGLARARELLQLRASVAEARAGLGERPMPEGLALSSFAPADADDWVALNARAFAHHPEQGRMSRADLDDRVAEPWFDPAALLLARDADGRLAGFHWLKVEDGQAEVYVLGVDPDRAARGLGSALLAAGLDLLAERGHEEVDLYVEADNAHALALYRRAAFVDAAVDVQYRRA; from the coding sequence GTGAGCGCGTTCCCGCCCCCGTCGGAGCCTGACGCGCGTCGCGTCACCCGCATCGCCCCGTCCCCCGAGGACGCCGGGACGATCCTCGCGCTCGCCGACCGCGCGCGCCAGGCGGACGGGCCGGCTCCGTTCAACGAGCAGACGCGCCTGACGCTCGGCGCCGACGGCGGTCCCGCGGCGCTCGTCGCGCACGCCCCCGACGGCCGTCCGTCCGGCGCCGCCGTCGCCGCCCGCGGCGAGGGCGGGATCGAGGCGGAGCTCGTCGTGGATCCCGACCACCGCCGCCGCGGCATCGGCCGCGCGCTCCTCGACGCCGTCCTCGCGGAGGCCGACGGCGCGCCCGTCTCGGTCTGGGCCCACGGCGACCACCCAGGGGCCCGCGCGCTGGCCTCGGCCGCCGGGCTCGCGCGCGCCCGGGAGCTCCTGCAGCTGCGCGCGTCGGTCGCCGAGGCGCGCGCCGGACTCGGCGAGCGGCCGATGCCGGAGGGGCTCGCGCTCTCCTCCTTCGCCCCCGCCGACGCCGACGACTGGGTCGCGCTCAACGCGCGCGCGTTCGCCCACCACCCCGAGCAGGGCCGCATGTCCCGCGCCGACCTCGACGACCGCGTCGCCGAGCCCTGGTTCGATCCCGCGGCGCTGCTCCTCGCGCGGGACGCGGACGGGCGGCTGGCCGGCTTCCACTGGCTCAAGGTCGAGGACGGGCAGGCGGAGGTCTACGTGCTGGGCGTGGATCCCGACCGCGCCGCCCGCGGGCTCGGGTCCGCCCTCCTCGCCGCCGGCCTCGACCTGCTCGCCGAGCGGGGCCACGAGGAGGTCGACCTCTACGTCGAGGCGGACAACGCGCACGCCCTCGCGCTCTACCGCCGGGCCGCCTTCGTCGACGCCGCCGTCGACGTCCAGTACCGCCGCGCCTGA
- a CDS encoding response regulator transcription factor, with product MAQLLILTSSADTDVLPALGLLSHRTRHIQADAASLVNAPAADLVLVDARRDLASAKSLCKILTTTGGGTPLILVLTEGGLTAVSADWGATDVILDSAGPAEVDARVRLVIGRAAQERTGSKIQASGVVIDEASYSAKVHGKPLDLTFKEFELLRFFASHPSRVFTREQLLSEVWGYDYFGGTRTVDVHVRRLRAKLGDLESLIGTVRNVGYRFNVYEEDSERVPAPVGA from the coding sequence GTGGCCCAGCTGTTGATCCTGACCTCGTCCGCGGACACCGACGTGCTCCCGGCACTCGGGCTCCTCAGCCACCGCACCCGGCACATCCAGGCGGATGCGGCGAGCCTCGTCAACGCCCCCGCGGCCGACCTCGTGCTCGTCGACGCGCGCCGCGACCTCGCCAGCGCCAAGTCGCTCTGCAAGATCCTCACCACCACGGGCGGCGGCACGCCCCTCATCCTCGTGCTCACGGAGGGCGGCCTCACGGCGGTCAGCGCCGACTGGGGCGCGACCGACGTGATCCTCGACTCCGCGGGCCCCGCCGAGGTGGACGCGCGCGTGCGGCTCGTCATCGGCCGCGCGGCCCAGGAGCGCACGGGCAGCAAGATCCAGGCCTCCGGCGTCGTCATCGACGAGGCCAGCTACTCGGCCAAGGTGCACGGCAAGCCGCTCGACCTCACCTTCAAGGAGTTCGAGCTCCTCCGCTTCTTCGCGAGCCACCCCTCCCGCGTCTTCACGCGCGAGCAGCTGCTCAGCGAGGTGTGGGGGTACGACTACTTCGGCGGCACGCGCACGGTCGACGTGCACGTGCGGCGCCTGCGGGCGAAGCTCGGCGACCTCGAGTCGCTCATCGGCACGGTGCGCAACGTCGGCTACCGCTTCAACGTGTACGAGGAGGACAGTGAGCGCGTTCCCGCCCCCGTCGGAGCCTGA
- a CDS encoding FABP family protein: MIEIPTGLPAELVPLSWLLGVWEGTGVVEYAVGDDLVRREFGQRISFSHDGLPHLNYSSYAWVEGEDGPVPFVTETGYWRLRRGVTDGDPGPAMLPPSAEPPFTTADEVETLRNADGGFDVEVALVHPGGVSELYVGQVKSARIDLATDAVLRTEGAKEYTGATRLYGLVERDLLWAWDIAALGQPLRTHASGRVSHVD, translated from the coding sequence ATGATCGAGATTCCCACGGGCCTCCCCGCCGAGCTCGTCCCCCTGTCCTGGCTCCTCGGCGTCTGGGAGGGCACCGGCGTCGTCGAGTACGCCGTGGGCGACGACCTGGTCCGCCGCGAGTTCGGGCAGCGCATCAGCTTCAGCCACGACGGCCTCCCGCACCTCAACTACTCCTCCTACGCGTGGGTCGAGGGCGAGGACGGTCCCGTCCCCTTCGTCACCGAGACCGGCTACTGGCGCCTGCGCCGCGGCGTCACCGATGGCGACCCCGGGCCGGCCATGCTGCCGCCCAGCGCCGAGCCCCCCTTCACGACGGCCGACGAGGTCGAGACGCTCCGCAACGCGGACGGCGGCTTCGACGTCGAGGTCGCCCTCGTCCACCCGGGCGGCGTGAGCGAGCTCTACGTCGGCCAGGTGAAGAGCGCGCGCATCGACCTCGCCACCGACGCGGTCCTGCGCACCGAGGGCGCCAAGGAGTACACGGGTGCCACGCGCCTCTACGGCCTCGTCGAGCGCGACCTCCTCTGGGCGTGGGACATCGCCGCCCTGGGCCAGCCGCTGCGCACGCACGCCTCCGGGCGGGTGTCGCATGTCGACTGA